A window of Microcystis aeruginosa FD4 contains these coding sequences:
- a CDS encoding type II toxin-antitoxin system RelE/ParE family toxin — MIEISFDESFKRGFKKRFQGDHELERKFRTKLEKFQENPFDPSLKTHKLSGKLKELWSFSIEYNQRVIFYFTDDEKAVFVDIGNHDQVY, encoded by the coding sequence ATGATAGAAATTAGTTTTGATGAGTCTTTTAAGCGAGGCTTCAAAAAACGTTTTCAAGGCGACCATGAGTTAGAAAGAAAATTTCGGACAAAGCTAGAAAAATTTCAAGAAAATCCGTTTGATCCATCTCTCAAAACTCATAAATTATCAGGCAAACTTAAAGAATTATGGAGTTTTAGTATTGAGTATAATCAAAGAGTGATATTTTATTTTACAGACGATGAAAAAGCCGTTTTTGTTGATATTGGTAATCACGATCAAGTCTATTAA
- a CDS encoding pre-16S rRNA-processing nuclease YqgF yields MCILGFDPGKDKCGIAVRSSTGKIYTHEVIASSQAIERLASLCQQYPIELLVMGNQTTSKSWREKIAARVTIPITLVDERNSTLEARDRYWQMFPPKGLQKLIPQGMRLPGRPIDDIVAILLIERHLQSK; encoded by the coding sequence ATGTGTATTCTCGGTTTTGATCCGGGTAAGGACAAATGTGGGATCGCGGTTAGGTCATCGACAGGGAAAATTTATACCCATGAGGTGATAGCATCGTCACAAGCGATCGAGCGTTTAGCCAGTCTCTGTCAACAGTATCCGATCGAATTATTGGTGATGGGGAATCAAACCACCTCGAAAAGTTGGCGCGAAAAAATTGCCGCTCGTGTCACCATCCCGATTACTCTAGTAGATGAACGCAATAGTACCCTAGAAGCGCGCGATCGCTATTGGCAAATGTTCCCCCCCAAAGGATTACAGAAACTCATCCCCCAAGGTATGCGTCTTCCTGGTCGCCCCATTGATGATATAGTAGCGATTCTGCTGATTGAACGTCATTTACAGTCCAAATAA
- the brnA gene encoding type II toxin-antitoxin system BrnA family antitoxin: MKAEDFDRKFDDGENIIEYLDLTKIKRSNSEEQTIAFEFPSWIIEALEQESQPRDLPL; this comes from the coding sequence ATGAAAGCTGAAGATTTTGACCGCAAATTTGATGATGGAGAAAATATCATCGAATACTTGGATTTAACTAAAATTAAACGTTCTAATTCCGAGGAACAAACAATTGCCTTTGAGTTTCCCTCATGGATAATAGAGGCTCTTGAGCAAGAAAGTCAGCCTCGTGATTTACCGTTATAA
- a CDS encoding DNA phosphorothioation-associated protein 4, whose product MSIHRVRIARDKGEFVQSLVNFNQGIGPFQTYADVIAFAAALGVKYQERVTIENVAKEPSPINLEIFISRGYDTLIKLLAVNEFQDTKILSPHGVDSEALRVTIFEEYANAGLARLERELRGAVDYTERLLLIISQERFREITATTEFDLGRFL is encoded by the coding sequence ATGTCCATTCATCGAGTGCGTATTGCTAGAGATAAAGGGGAATTTGTCCAGTCCTTAGTTAATTTTAATCAGGGAATTGGACCCTTTCAAACCTATGCTGATGTCATCGCTTTTGCGGCGGCTTTAGGGGTAAAATATCAAGAAAGGGTGACGATAGAAAATGTGGCGAAGGAACCCTCACCTATTAACCTCGAAATTTTTATTTCTCGTGGCTACGATACCCTAATCAAATTATTGGCAGTCAATGAATTCCAAGACACGAAAATTCTTTCTCCCCACGGGGTAGATTCGGAAGCTTTGCGAGTGACAATTTTCGAGGAATATGCCAACGCTGGTTTAGCAAGATTAGAACGAGAATTGCGCGGTGCAGTGGATTATACTGAAAGATTATTGTTAATAATCAGTCAAGAACGCTTTCGAGAAATTACTGCCACCACGGAATTCGATTTAGGCAGATTTTTGTAG
- a CDS encoding ArnT family glycosyltransferase: MTKIISDRIAVYLLIGGLLFRTIIALGLYPGYDEAYYYVYSHNLDWSYFDHPPIVAISTGFGTWITGLVNQFTIRFGTLLLYTGSLCLLYLTALQLFSLPVARMTLAIATLIPIYGIVFGILSQPDSPLIFFWSLTVYLAAQEFWPIREKNYHPSYRLAYIGLAVGLAVLSKYHGFILGFGLVLFCLTTPRYWPVFRSPWLGLGFILFLITLLPIIYWNINHDWISFRFHLEDRFSGEPKTFNILGILSVIGISVATMFPPFGLPMWWVTFKSFGEQIPNFISKKRFFHREEESLKKWLILSVSLPLILGMLYVGASHYLAPSWILPGFWSCTILLGEKANTWQQSSRIWVKRWLWGSGIFIVTVLSIAMLHVTFGTFQKPSQYAIFGGIIAPEQDPSREIVDINQLRQGFANSPELLALLKDSSFVFTNSFYVTAWLDMALYPLVPIPVTCFNNDQRGYQIWFNPQEWIGKNGLLITTNSSLERREIIDRYRPYFQDIIKVAVIPIKRGGVTIEQFHVYQAKGLIKIYP, encoded by the coding sequence TTGACCAAAATAATTAGCGATCGCATTGCCGTTTATCTGCTCATCGGTGGACTCCTGTTTAGAACAATCATCGCCCTGGGGCTTTATCCCGGGTACGATGAGGCCTATTATTACGTTTACAGCCATAATCTGGATTGGAGTTATTTCGATCATCCGCCAATAGTAGCGATTTCCACGGGTTTTGGGACTTGGATCACGGGATTAGTCAATCAATTTACCATTCGCTTCGGTACTCTCCTTCTCTATACTGGTAGCCTCTGCTTGCTATATCTGACGGCTTTACAATTGTTCAGTCTGCCGGTCGCCAGAATGACTTTAGCGATCGCCACTCTCATCCCCATCTATGGGATCGTCTTCGGGATTCTCTCGCAGCCAGATAGTCCTTTAATCTTTTTTTGGTCATTAACAGTCTATTTAGCAGCGCAAGAATTCTGGCCAATTCGGGAAAAAAACTATCATCCTAGCTATCGTCTCGCTTATATTGGACTTGCCGTAGGATTGGCGGTTTTAAGTAAATATCACGGCTTTATTTTAGGCTTTGGTTTAGTTTTATTTTGTCTGACCACTCCCCGCTATTGGCCTGTATTTAGATCGCCATGGTTGGGATTAGGATTTATTCTCTTTTTGATAACTTTATTGCCGATTATCTACTGGAATATTAACCATGATTGGATTTCCTTTCGCTTTCATTTAGAAGACCGTTTTTCTGGAGAACCAAAAACCTTTAATATTCTCGGTATTCTCTCGGTTATTGGCATTAGTGTCGCCACGATGTTTCCTCCTTTCGGTTTACCGATGTGGTGGGTGACATTTAAAAGCTTTGGCGAACAAATTCCTAATTTTATCTCTAAAAAAAGATTTTTTCATCGAGAAGAAGAATCCCTAAAAAAATGGTTAATTCTCTCGGTTTCTCTGCCTTTAATCTTGGGAATGCTTTATGTGGGTGCTTCCCATTATCTCGCCCCTAGTTGGATTTTACCAGGGTTCTGGTCCTGCACAATTTTATTAGGAGAAAAGGCCAATACTTGGCAGCAATCTTCTCGAATTTGGGTAAAAAGATGGTTATGGGGATCGGGAATTTTTATCGTTACTGTTTTATCTATAGCAATGCTTCACGTTACTTTTGGCACTTTCCAAAAACCTAGTCAATACGCAATTTTTGGGGGAATTATTGCCCCAGAACAAGACCCTTCTCGGGAAATTGTCGATATCAATCAACTGCGTCAAGGCTTTGCTAATTCTCCCGAATTATTAGCACTCTTAAAAGATTCTAGTTTCGTTTTTACCAATAGTTTTTATGTGACAGCATGGCTAGATATGGCCCTTTATCCCCTAGTTCCTATCCCCGTAACCTGTTTTAACAACGATCAAAGGGGTTATCAAATTTGGTTTAATCCTCAAGAATGGATCGGTAAAAATGGTTTATTAATTACTACAAATAGTTCTCTAGAAAGACGGGAAATAATCGATCGCTACCGTCCCTATTTCCAAGATATAATTAAAGTAGCTGTCATTCCGATCAAGCGCGGTGGTGTTACCATCGAACAATTTCATGTTTACCAAGCTAAAGGACTAATTAAAATCTATCCTTAA
- a CDS encoding YggT family protein: MDIAIALSWTLGIILGLMTLLFILRIVLTWNPQVDLNSFPFNIIAWPTEPFLIPVRQLIPPLGGVDISPIIWVGICTLLREILLGQQGLITMAFK; encoded by the coding sequence ATGGACATAGCGATCGCATTGAGTTGGACTTTGGGAATTATCTTAGGGTTAATGACCCTTCTATTTATCTTACGGATCGTGCTGACTTGGAATCCACAGGTAGATTTAAATAGCTTTCCCTTTAATATTATTGCCTGGCCCACAGAACCTTTTTTAATCCCCGTGCGTCAACTCATCCCACCCTTGGGAGGAGTTGATATTTCTCCGATTATTTGGGTGGGAATTTGTACGCTGCTGCGGGAAATTCTTCTCGGTCAACAGGGTTTAATTACCATGGCCTTTAAATAA
- the gshA gene encoding glutamate--cysteine ligase, with translation MLLSKGFEVEMYTGTAAGEIIGLSDRIVKDLDGFVREPDSRNVEYTTAPMTNYDRLLCATLKPRLALRQYLRRLGDYTLIPGSTLSLGDSQYFYRSDPHNPYHDYIEQTYGTNVVTASIHINVGISDYEDLMRACRLIRLEAPLYLALSASSPFLDGKITGSHSRRWQVFPQTPAYVPLFESHKHFVTWTEEQLKLGTMQNVRHLWVSVRPNGSNRPYNLNRLELRICDLIADPISLLAVMAFLEARLTQLLHDPQLDPLILSQLPSSNRGEDLLTLTQENEQAAARFSLDATLKHWYDGREILARDWIKDLYVQVYPIAKERGFSCFLSPLQKILREGNTAQQWLKQFDQGMDVKSIIKQAIITLEKQERELEHKLCQHILVA, from the coding sequence ATGCTCCTAAGTAAAGGTTTTGAAGTGGAAATGTACACCGGAACAGCAGCCGGAGAAATTATCGGTTTATCCGATCGCATTGTCAAGGATTTAGATGGTTTTGTGCGGGAACCGGATAGTCGTAACGTAGAATATACCACGGCCCCCATGACTAACTATGACCGTCTTTTATGCGCTACTTTAAAACCTCGTCTGGCCCTACGGCAATATTTGCGTCGTTTAGGTGATTATACCCTCATCCCTGGCAGTACCCTCTCCTTGGGCGATAGTCAATATTTTTATCGCAGTGACCCCCACAATCCCTATCATGACTATATTGAACAGACCTACGGCACTAATGTAGTCACGGCCAGTATTCATATTAACGTCGGTATTAGCGATTATGAGGATTTAATGCGGGCCTGTCGCTTAATTCGCCTAGAAGCTCCTTTATACTTGGCTTTAAGTGCTTCCTCTCCTTTTCTCGATGGTAAAATCACTGGTTCCCATTCCCGTCGTTGGCAAGTTTTCCCCCAAACTCCCGCTTATGTTCCCCTGTTTGAAAGTCATAAACATTTTGTCACTTGGACTGAGGAACAATTAAAACTCGGTACGATGCAGAATGTTCGTCATCTCTGGGTTTCGGTACGTCCTAACGGTAGCAATCGTCCCTATAATCTCAATCGTCTAGAATTGCGAATTTGTGACCTAATTGCTGATCCTATTAGTTTATTAGCAGTTATGGCTTTTTTAGAGGCCCGTTTAACTCAACTTCTGCACGATCCCCAATTAGACCCCTTAATTTTAAGTCAATTACCCAGCAGCAATCGCGGCGAGGATCTATTAACTTTAACCCAAGAAAACGAACAGGCTGCCGCACGTTTTAGTCTTGATGCCACCCTGAAACATTGGTACGATGGACGGGAAATCTTAGCTAGGGATTGGATTAAAGACCTCTATGTTCAAGTTTATCCGATCGCTAAAGAAAGGGGTTTTAGTTGTTTCCTCTCTCCCCTACAAAAAATCCTCCGCGAAGGTAACACCGCACAACAATGGCTAAAACAATTCGACCAGGGTATGGATGTTAAAAGTATTATCAAACAGGCGATTATTACCCTAGAAAAACAGGAACGAGAGTTAGAACATAAATTATGTCAGCACATTCTAGTCGCGTGA